In the genome of Urocitellus parryii isolate mUroPar1 chromosome 7, mUroPar1.hap1, whole genome shotgun sequence, the window ATCTATAAGGTTTTCTCATTTCCTAGTAAcctgatgttttgttttttaatttcttctctactTGAGGTCTCTTATTTTGCTGTTAGCTCAGGCCCAGGACTGTTTTTTTCCTCATAGTTATTGTCTTCTCACATTCTGTAGAGGGACAGATCAGTGTGTAATGTTGAACAAAATAGATAGCAAATCTATATTATATTTGATTATAACTCTTCTGCTTATCagctgtgtggcctcaggcaaGATATCTAACCTCTCTGTGTTTACATGTTAATTAACATCTATGGTGGCTGAAGAACTATGCTCTGCACTATGAATTTAGCATTAAGTAAAAGTTCTCATGGACCTTAATGGTCTTGTTGAGAAGGCTAGACACTAAATAGTAATAATGAAACAAGGTATATTCAGTCTTTGATGAGGTGCAGTATCACCAAAAGTGTATGGGGCTTTATTTCATATAGTTTCACTTAATTTGGGAATATTCTCAGCCTCCACAGGCTTCCCCTGACTTTGTGCCAGTTGCTCTGGCCTGCAGCATGGAGTTGGCTCCTGTTGCACTCTCTGAATAGCTGTGTACAGAAACTTGCTCTGGGCACTCACAGGCCAGGTTTTCCTTAGCCTTCATAGCAGCTTGAAGATAATGTTATCTGCCATCTGCTTTCTGCAGACTTTAGAAAAAGCAGGCCTATTTTTCCTAATCCAAAGGATATTTGCCAGATGGCAGGTTAGGCAAGAGGTGGTGGTTCTGGTTAAGGAGACTTAAAAAGGGTTTTCTGATCAGAATGAAACCAAGCAACCTCCTCTGGCCAAAAATGGCTGGCCTTGGTAGAATTAGCAGGGAAGGCATTTGGATTCAATTGTGATGCATCACGAAGCACCCAGGGCTCGGGGCTGTCATGTTCGAGATTTCTAAGCCCAGCAAGATGTCAgatggacttaaaaaaaattaccttttttttttttttttttggtaccaggaattgaactaaggagtgcttaaacactgagctatatccccaggccccttCCCCGCTGccctttttagttgtaaatggacacaatatccttatcttatttatttatttttatgtggtgctgcagatcaaTCCTAGCACCTCGAATGGGTGAgacaaactctctaccactgagccacaatcccagccccttcccagccctttttatttttttcttttgagacagggtctcactaagttgcatagggccttactaagttgctgaggctgactttgaacttgcaatcctcttgcctcagtctcacaagttgctgggatcataggcatacaccatcatgcccagctaccTTTTGGGTTTTTTGAAAGCATGAATGTTAAAATTAGCACAGGGCCTAAGAAAATTGGCTTGGGTCTTTTCAGATGTCTGGCTGAAAACaaagataatgataaaaattgaattcaaactgacatttatattttttggtgctggactTGTCACTGTTACATGAATTGTTACTTTATTATGACATTTGGATGTTTGGGATGGCTGATGTTTATTTTGCTAGGTAGTATATATTGCTCTTGGTTTATGGTTTCAAGCTTGTGATCCATTGAAGTATATTTAGTTCACTCAGCATGTATGAGTACTGAAAGATACTTCTAATGTATAACTTACAATTTATGTTGTATACATTAGACATCTTTttggtatcttctattttatatgGAAAACACTTTACAGTTAcagttttttatctttttttttttttttccttttctcttcaggAAAATAAAGCTACCAATACAGACCATTTAACCACTGTGCTCTACCTCCAACTTGCTATTTGTTCAGGTTTACAGAACTtggagaaaacaattttctgccTGCAGAAACTGATTTCTTTGCATCCTTTTAATCCTTGGAGCTGGGGCAAATTGGCAGAGGCTTACCTGAATCTAGGGCCAGCTCTTTCAGCATCGATTGCATCATCTCAGAGACAGAACAATTTCACCTCAAGTAATAAAACTGTCCTGTCCTCCTTTCCACACTCAAGAAAGGACTGTATTTTGTGTTTCCCTGAAACTGTGCCTGAGAGCTCTGTGCTTTCTGTGGAAGCAAGTGTCAGGAATGGCCAGAAAATCGAGAAAGCTTTTAAAAACGGTCAGAATTGTGTGACTGGAAAGGGAGAAGCAGTGTTGATAGAGACTCAGATGAAAGCATGTGCCTCTCTGATTCGAACCAGGTAAGCTGAGTGGTGtgacagggtggggaaggagcTCAGGGGAAaggcttcatttattttatatatttcatttatttcaaaaagttCTAAGCAAGACTTGGtgtatatttttgaatttttcctaTGATCTAGACAGACGCCTTTGAACATGTGTCATTTCATTGTGTAAAACTTTGAAAcattattagttgctcaagaatacaactggggggctgggattgtggctcagtggcagagtgcctgcctcgaATATGTGAGgccccgagtttgatcctcagcaccacataataaataaataaaataaaggtattgtgtccatttccaactttatatatatatatatatatatatatatatatatatatatatatgaatacggggctggagttgtagctcagtagtagagtgcctgtctcgcacgtgtgaggcactgggttcagttctcagcaccacataaaaataaacaaagattaaaaaaaaaaatgaatacaactgGGGTGAGTGCTCAGTGTAGAATGTTAAAATtggaaaacactaaaaaaaattaggaaaattcaaTTGGAAAAGGGTGAACAGctgttttaaagaaggaaatttttattcatatattccaAAGAAATCTGAAGAAAATCTGCTGTTGTGTTTGAATTGCTGATCATGTGAATAAACAGTTCTAAATTCATTCTACAGAGAATTCCCGTGGTTTGCCCCTAAGGACGccaagtactttgaatccttaagGTATAAGAATTTGAGAAGAATGCAGGGAAAATACCCTTAACCAGTTCTataatttatgaaagaaaaagtagacaCCATCTTGAGAACATAGAGGttgttatattttctctctggaGAATTCAAGAACTATTAACAATGAGGCTTAAGCGAGAAGTGGCATCTAtttggcaaattttaaaatttatttcatagatATACTTAGTTGGCATTGACTGTGTCACTTTTATTCAGAAGCATATGTGCCAGGCCCTTGCTTGGTACTAGGATCATAAAgattgtttaaaacaaaacaaaacaaaaaaacagtccCTTTCCTTACAATTTTGTAATTATCTAGTCAGTGACTGGCACACAGGTGCTAAATAGCTTATCAGTAGTGTGAGCAGAATTCCATGGGGAACAAGATAAGGGAGCTGTTGGTGTGGCAGGAAGAACCAAGTCTTCAGAGACTTTCCAGGGGATGGTGTTTCTGCCAAATGTACCTGGTGGGAATGCTCACCAACCAAGGACTAAGTAATCCTGTGCATGATTTCATCTTAATCCTCATGACTGGGGTTACTGTTAGGATCCTATTTGATGGACTAGGAGTCTATTAAAATCATTCCTAAAGTGGCAAAGCTGTGAAGTCCAGGACCATCATTAGATGCAGTTCTTGCTCATTCCTTGTTATAATCCCAAGGCAAGGGAAGGCATGCAGAGTAAAGAGAAAGCACAGCCCAAAGGGCCGGGGGTGCTGGTGTAAAACAGCCACAGTCTGGTGGTAAGAACAGCATGTGGTAGGTAGTCTGTAGACCATGCCAGAAGCAGAGGAAGTAAGAGGTAGGACTTTGGAGTCTGATCTGATTTTGAAGAACTCAGTGAATTGTtgatgttgaatgaatgaacctgGGCTATTCCACTTGCCAGCTGTCTGACCTTGTGCAAAACTCTCTGGGCTCCAGGCTCCTCCTCTTCATAGATGGAGGAATAGGGGAAATGCCTACTTTGTGGGGTTGTAGTATTAAAGTATCTAAGTACTTACTGTACTGTGCAGTATATAGTAGGCAAATGATAAATGTTATCTTTTGGTACTTTTGCAGctattggatttttttattattattattattattagcacaAGATGTTAGATGTCATCTTAAAGATTTTGCTCCTTGAGCTAAAGACCTGGAGAGTATTTGAAGGTGATGTGATCAGAGCAGTGATTCAGAGTGAGACCTGGTGGCTGGGATGATGGTCTAGAAGAAGATATTTGGAATTGGGGACATCAGTGAAGAGGCAGTGGAATGATTGGTGAATAGTGGTAGAGTCTTACCTAGTACGGTAagaggaaacaaaagaagaaaattgtgtCCTTGCAGTATGGAATCGACAAGATTTGGAGGCCCGCTGAGTATGTGGGGATGGGTGTGAGGAGAAAGGCAGTTTGTCCTGGGTGGATGGTGCTGCTTTTTGCTGAGATTAGACACACAGGATGACCGGGCAGATTTAGAGTGGAAGGAATGATGTAAGCTCAACATCTGTGGCACACCCATCTGGAGTTGTTCATTAGGAAATAAAAGTCACACTTCGAAGAAGGGAGCTATGGATTAGAAGGAGATCAGCAATTGGGTGGTTGTGGAGGTCAAGTAGGATTACTTGAGAAGAGGGCTTGAGAACTAGGAGGTCATCTGTGCTGTTAAGCAGCTGATTTCAGTAGGAGGACAGGGAGAGAAGAACAGCTGCAGAGGGCTGAAGGTTGAGAATGAATGAACGTGGTATAGAAAGGAAAAGCTCTGTTTTCAAGTGACTACAAAGACAGGGAAGAAAGCAAGTATGGCAAAATGGTCACTGCTTCTGGCCACAGGGCAGGTGACATGAACAGGTTGCGCTGAGACAGCAGTGCGTCTTTGTACCTTATCCTGTAGAAAGCGCCATTGCAGTTGCTTCAGTTCCACGTTTGTCTTTGTTAGCTGAGGCTATAACAGAATACTGCTTAGTTTATCAAGAAAGAAACACaactgggtgccatggcacatacctgtcattCTTGTGacccaggaggatcacaaattgaaggccagccctagcaactcagcaagaacctgagcaactcagtgagaaaccgtctcaaaaaaagggctgggaatgtagctcagtggtagagtctaaTCTCCAatgccaaaaaagaagaagaagaaattatttctccCAATCCTGGggcctgggaagtccaagatcaagtgcCAGCCTCTGATGAGGGTCTTCCTATTCTGCTATCATGATGGAGGGCATCAGATGGCAAGAGAGAGCATGCACATGTGGACCAGAGAGGAAGTCAGCTGAACTCATGCTTACACCAGGAACCCACTCCCAACACAGGGCTTTAATGCATTCATGCACTTAACTCTTAAAGGTCCTGTGCCTGGACACTAACACAGTAGCAGTCAGGTTTTGACAGGAATTAGGGAATATTTGCTCCATAGCAGCATTTTTTCCCCTGGCTGTGCCATGGCCATATTGATGATCTTTCTAATTTTCTCACACATCAAACTTCTTCTGTCAGGAGGCCCCTTCCCTCAGACATTTTCCTAGCTGGTGCCCTATCAGTTAGGTCTTGACTTGGATGGTATCTCGGGAAACCTTTCTGCACTGTCCCATTCTAAGGACACATTCTCGTGGATTATATTTTGTGGCACTTTTAACTACCTGAAATTATGCTTGTGTGTTCTCTCCTTCCGTTCTGTGAGGCCAGCCATACTGTCTTCTCTCCAGTATCTCTCAGTGCCTGGAGCCATGTCTGGCACTGCTCAGTACACAAAATGAGTGAATAGCAGAGCCTGGTACTCCTGGGCATGCCACAGGGACCAATGAGGCCAGAGGGAAATTGGGAAAATCTGCACATTCTCtataagaaggaggaggagccacATGAGGATGGAGGGGAGAACAGCAAGAGAGGGGACCAGGTTAGGATCACCGTGGGACATCAGTGGTAAGGCAGTTGCAGAGTAGTCGTAAGAGGGTCATCAAAGGTTTGGCCCAGCTTTGGGTAATTGAAGTTACTAGGGAAGCTAATTAGTCTTTGAGGTTCAGATGCTGTGAGGTCCAGGGAATGGAAGGGTCATAAAACCCTGGCTTCAAAGAAACAAATCTAcgtggtggggggcggggggagtcTGACTGGAAAGTGGTTTTTCTCAATCTAAATTATATGTGCTTTTAGCCACTTGCCTTCCACAGGGAGCTCTTTTGAGGTACTGCTGGCTAAAGCTCTCTCTGAGACGTTTTGATCTATTGACTTTAGAAAAGATGAATTTCCAGCATAAAGATGGGCAGTTTATTCAGAGTAAGGAGTTATAGGAATTCAAGTGAAAGTTCTGTTGAGGGTTGTCCTTCTCGAGCCTTGTGGGGCTCATTACTGTCCTGTAGTGGAGCCCACTCATGGGGACTTTTTGGTTTTTCAGACTTTTACTTCAGTTCACCCAATCGCAACAAACATCATTTGCTTTGGAGAAGAACCTAAGGACTCAACAGGaaattgaagataaaatgaaaagtttcagCTTCAAAGAAGACACTTTGCTGTGGATCGCTGAGGTAAGTGTACCCCTTGGGTTTATAAGACACAAGACATCAGATATTTTTCCTGGCTCTGACACCATTTTTATAAGGAACAACCAAATCCCATCTACAGAAGGTCTGTGTCTCCCTCCTTTATGTCACTCGAGTGGCCTCTTCACCATCCTTACCCTGCAGTGAGCCTGCCTGTAGGGCTGTTCTGTGCTTGCCAGTACTTGTTGGCGCCTGCCTGCTGGGACACCTGAATGCCCTTCATTGTTTCAATGCTGAAGAAACTAAAGGATGAATGCTCACATTTATGCCAGGTTTATATGCTTTTCCTCCATTCATTCTCATAGCTGGTGAGGACAGATGGAGCTGGAATAGAGGCCCAGGGAGGTTGTAACTCCCCTGAGGTTGGACCTTAAGTGGTAGCACTTGTCTAAAACCAGTGTGGGTCAGCTGCAAGTTCGTTTTCTTTCTGCTCCACCCTGTCACTACTTTGGTGGTTgcagagaaatacaaatgtcatCATTTGCATCCtatattaactttcttttttaaaagctggattttgggggctggggatgtggctcaagcggtagcgcactcgcctggcatgtgtgcggcctgagcttgatcctcagcaccacatacaaacaaagatattatgtccgccaaaaactaaaaaataaatattaaaaaaaatatttctttctctctctctctctctttaaaaaaaaaaaagctggatttTTGTAAAGTACActgttgaaattttttaaagatggcaCTTGAGATTATGTTTTAAGCTCTTCATGCTACTTCCTTTCAGTACACAACTGAAACTTGACAGCTCTGGTATTCTTCCCTGAGAACGACTTCACCCGTATACTTCCTGTTGTCATTCTTTCAAAAAGTCTTattatgctgggtgtggtggtgactcctgtctcaaaagaaaaaataaaaagggatgggggatatagctccatggtaaaatgctcctgggttaatcctagtaccaaaagaacaaatagataaagattttaaaaagtgggctggggatgtggctcaagcggtagcgcgctcgcctggcatgcgtgcgacccgggttcgatcctcagcaccacatacaaacagatgttgtgtccactgataactaaaaaataaaatatttaaaaattctctctctctccctctctcactctctctttaaaaaaaaaaaaagattttaaaaagtatttattgcaAGGCTAGGGTTGAAGTTGGGTGCTAGATCATCTGCCTTGAGtgcctgaggtcctgggtttcatAACCAGCAGGGAAAAAAAGGTACTTAACTGCAGATCTCTACTGCcagtctcctttctctcttcccaacACTAAGCTGACTCATTATGAACTTTTCCCTGCGTTCTCCTTTGGCCTTTGTAACTTTCTGCCTCCTATAGGGTTTTTCCCTTGAGCCCTTGGATACACACAGACACCTGCCTCTTGTAATTGTATCTCAGCCTTTCCTtagtctttgttttcctttatctttgcATAGAATGTCTGTTGgccactcactttttttttagttgtagttggacctttatttaatttatttatttgtatgtgggctgaggatggaacccagtaccttgcatgtgttaggaaagtgctctactgctgagccacaaccccagccctggccactcATTTTTAAATCGTCTCTTTACTTCTTAGAGGCTACACTACCCTGTTTATCgcctatatttttctctctcttttccttcctccctttttcctcctctctcctaccccttcctccctttcctcccttccttctttcctttgtctcaTTCCACTCTGCCCTCACCTTCATTTTCATTCTTGGGTTTCCCACGCTGGGCTCAAGTACTGGCCTCaaatgatccttctgtctcaacctcctgagcaatTAGGACTAcacatgggccaccatgccctgctgttTAGTGTTCCTCTGCCTCTTGGGACTCCTGGTTTTTTCTGTGGCATGACGTTCTCTAAGGTTTCACTtcagttttctgttctctttgcctttcttttcccATCTCTGAAATCGTAATGGTGCCCATGGTTTCGGTTGTCACCTTGGCGTTGGTTACTTTCAGTCTATGTCTCTTGCCTCAGCTCTGGAGCACTGTCTCACATCTCTGGTTGGTTACTCCTGGAGGTAACTGAGATGGTTATTGATTATTCTACTGTCACTTCCATTGACATGAAAGCACTTACGTCAGTCTTGCAGACTCCCTCAGGAAGTGGAGGAGCATTGGAAAGAGCCATCTGACTTAACtgtttttctttgatactgtCTGTCACTCTTCTTTCCAGACCTGGAACCTCACTGGCTCTGGGCCTCTTTCTGTCTAGGGTTAGCCTTTCCAGTCACCCACCAAAGCCCACACTCCTTCAGCTTCCATCTTTGGTTTCTGTTCCACATTAGCAGCTAGTCTTCTCCACCTCAGGTTGACTCTCACAGTGGCCTCTGTCTCACCTCACCTTGCTTCCTGGCTTTTCCCCCTGAATGTATCTTGACTTGCTTTGACGATGTTAcctatttgtttaaaaactaaGATGAGTCCCTGTTACCTCTGAGGTCAGGTCTGATCTAGGATCTTTAATGTGATATCCAAGGCCTTGCAGAGTGTAACCCCAAACTTACTAACCAAGAATTCCTTACCCAATCTTTTGCCACCACTAGACTAGTCTTTCCATCTCTAGCAGACCTGTCCTGGGGCTTCCTTTCTCTACCTCTTAGCTTCTCATCCTCAGATCTCAGCTGAGGTCCCATACCTTGGGGCAGCTTTCCTGGATACTCTTGCCTGTggtgatttttccttctttaaactcAGATAAAGTGGTTGCTTGAAAAGATAGCTCTCTGAACCCTAAAAAGTTACAGGAATGTGTCTCATCTCTTCATCTAAATTCTAGGTCTTCATAAGCCAGACCATGTCTTAAACATCATTGTGTTCTTCTCATGCTGGGGAAATCTGTCACTTGAGTGGGATGATAGTTCTGTGCTTAGGTGATGCATCTGACATACCTGTGGAACTTTTCAAAAGTAATGAATGTCTGGACCCTCTTTAGGATTATTTGTATTATACTCACTTCATTTTAATTGACTTATGATATGACCTAGACCCTATAGGCTTAAATATTCTTTGATTgcatacttttactttttatttttagttgttttatttgAATTGAGATCCAGATAAAGTCTACATACTATACTTGGTCCTTTTGTCTCTTAtatatcttctatttttagatggttcttccctccccccttttttttactttgataaaatatatgtagaaaGCGTAATATTTGCCATTGTAATCATGTTAAGCATACagttcagtgacattaagtaATTCACAGTGTTGTCCCACCATCACCACtgtatttccaaaatttttccATCCCCCCAAACAGAAACTTATAAACCCATTAAGCAAAGCCTCCCCATGCCCTCCTCCCTCTACCTCTCATATTCTCTAAACTACTTTCTGTGAATTTACTATTTTTGGTTTTTCAAATAAGGGGAGCCATACAACATTTGCccttttgtgtttggcttagTATACTGTTGTCAAGGATTGTCCATTTGATAGCATATACCAGAACTTCATTCATGGCTAGGCATTGTGGCACATGACTGTGGTGTAGAAGGCTAATGTAGGAGAAATGCGAATTTGAGGTGGGTCTGAGCAgattagtgagaccttgtctcaaaataaaaaataaaaaggggtgggggtaaaactcagtggtaaaaagtgcttgcctagcatgtgtgaggccctggatttattccccagtactgggaagaTCAAAGCGAAACAACCTCATCcctatgtgtgtatgtgccatgtttatccactcatctgttgatggatacatCTGGGTGGTTTCCACcttttggatattgtgaataataTTGCTTTGAACATTAGTATGCATGTATGTTTGTGTCCCTGTCTTTAAGGATGTATATCTAGgaatagaattgctgggtcatataatGTAACTCTGCTGAACATTTTTAGTAACTGCCAAACTTATTTTTTGTAACTTTTACCTAACACTGTGACATGGGTATAATTCGagattcttaaatattatttgagtACATAATTTTTAATGGCTAGATCCATCCAGTTTTTGAATgaactataatttatttacttactccCCTATGTTGAACATGTAATAAGTATTTGGTACTTCATTGAATCTAGGAAGTCATCAGTtgtaaaacattattatttgatgtgccactaaaagaaaaataagatgccATTTACACTGTGATGCATCATAAACTACATCTTGATTTCAGAGATGTCAAAATTCAAAGAGTATCTTAGACCTGATAAAATACCATCCTTTAATAAATATTCCACATCTCATTGCAGTTTCCTCCAAAATGTGTGATCTGTGAAGATTCAAACCCACTGAGAACCATTTTTTGATTGTATTTCTAATTAAGTAGAGTTTTCATGAAATTGGATCTCAGGTTTGCAGGAGCCATAGAAATCATCTAGTCCAAATCCATGTTACTAAATTTCTTCTGCATTCGTGCTTGACCACTCTATAATATTCTTTCATGCCAAATGGTATTAAATGTTTTACAACTTAATTTTAGTAAGGCTGATCACTTAGAAGCTTGTGAAGGCCttcataaaaaagtataaaatagttTAGCACCACTTCCAACATTTTGAAGATGTCAGGTAAGGCTTTTTAGAACTTAACTTTGTGAGTCTTACCAAAGAGAAACTACCCCAGAATCTGGGGATGCATCCTGGCCTGATTATGACCAGTAGGGGGCAGTGTTGTGCCTTCATTGGGTAACTGTGCTTGTTAAGTTTACAAGATTGGGTAGGCTTCAGCGGGATCATGGTCTCCTTTTGGGTCAGGAAAAGGCAACCTAACTCCTACTACTCAATTGTTTGCTGCTTTTGATGGCTTTAGGGAACTTGTAGGTGATAGGAACCTGTGCCCCATGCACAGCTGCAGTCATATTCTGCCCAAGCTCTGCCTGGTCCTCTCAGCTGTTTTCTAGGAGAGAGAGTCACTTGTAATTGCATTCTCACTGAGGGCATGTGTCTTGATAGAAAAAGGTTGACTTGATGCTCCCAGGAGGCCAGATGGTACCGCAGCTGCATGAGGACAGGCTTCAGCAATTCTTTCACTCGGGAGGAAGCGTGGAAATATCTGATGGTTTACATACATGATCCTTGGATGACAAATTCTGAATAGACATCTTTTGAATATGTTGGGAGTGTTCCCTGGTGGCTAAAGTACTTTCCCTTTTTGTATGAAGGCCTTTGTAGTTGATGAACAACCTTATCTTCTGTTCCATGTCTGCTGCCTCTTTTACTgggacagtatttttttttcttctgctacaGGTTATGGGAGAAGATatcattcaagaaaaaataaaagaagaagttcaCTCAGAGGTGAAGAACATTGGCTCTGCAGCTCTGACTGCCTTGGTGACTGCATCCTCGAAAGAATTTGAAGACAAGTGGTTCAGAAAGATCAAAGACCATTTCTGTCCCTTTGAAAATCAGTTCCATACAGAGATACAGATCTTGGCTTAGAGgtccatttaaaaacaaaaacatcttgcACAGTATTAATTGTCCTTGTTTACTTCAGACAGGATCTGCTGATCATGGAAAAAGTGAATTTATAATTATGACTTCTTTCCCAGATTATTTATACTGACAGTGCATTTAGTGtattttgctctttttagatTTCTTGCTTTCCCTATATATTGTATCGTCGGCCTACTTCCCATTTGAAGATATCTGCTGGGAAAGCAAATAAAAGAGGCTTTCATATCGTATGGTCTCTTAAAGACAGTTACTTTATTGTAGCTAGCAGTGTAAGAACCCACTTTTTTTCTTCAGGTAAATTCATCAGCAGTGTTCAAGAATGTTGAAATATGAGAATAAACCATTTCTAAGTAGAGTGTATCAAGAACTGCAAagggtgcctgtaatcccagcggttcaggaggctgaggcaagaggattgtgagttcaaagccagcttcagcgaaagcaaggcactaagcaactcagtgagaccctgtctctaaataaaatgtgaaatagggctggggatgtggctcagtggccagtgcccctgagttcaatccccggtaccaaaaaaataaataaataaataaataatgcaaaggGTCTAAGAGTTTACCCTAATCTGTAAGCTATCAAGTTAGCCTGCCACAGCCTTGGTGCTGAGAGAAGACAGGAGACTTCTAGATCAGAGATAAAGGGTTTCATAACACAAGGTCCACCGAGCAGTATGAGCTCCGGCATGTTTGCATCAGCTCCTCTTTCCTGTGGGTCCCATGGAGCTGTCACACATGGGCACACATGAATGCCTCCAACACCTCCTGTAATGTGCACTGTATGGCTTGTGTTACCGGAGAGAAGCCCTTAGTTAGTAAACTCCAGTCTGTTGCAGTGAATAGTAAGCATGCTTGCCCTTTGCGCCAGAAGGAGACACtgtctcctttgctgtgcagacATCTTTGAAAGACGGTCTGGAACAGAGAGTATCAAGTGCATTACGTACAAGACATGCAGAAACAGGAGAGATTCATGGAACATTGTCATAcaaagagccttttttttttttttttggtatcagggattaagcTCAGGgggcctctgccactgagccacatccccagccttcttttgtattttatttagagacagagtctcactgagttgcttagtgcctcacttttgctgaaatggctttgaacttgagatcctcctgcctcagcctctcaagtggctgggattacaggcatgcgccaccatgcctggcaaagaGGCATTattttactgaatgaataatcTGTGATGGAGGAGCTCCCTTATAAATGGAATTTAATA includes:
- the C7H8orf76 gene encoding uncharacterized protein C8orf76 homolog; this encodes MDPGYWIGGEFEDSVFEEGPQRRPESPAPYRAKLCEPQWFYEESESSDDVEVLTIKKFKGDLAYRRQEYQKALQEYSSISEKLSSTNFAMKRDVQEGQARCLAHLGRHMEALEIAANLENKATNTDHLTTVLYLQLAICSGLQNLEKTIFCLQKLISLHPFNPWSWGKLAEAYLNLGPALSASIASSQRQNNFTSSNKTVLSSFPHSRKDCILCFPETVPESSVLSVEASVRNGQKIEKAFKNGQNCVTGKGEAVLIETQMKACASLIRTRLLLQFTQSQQTSFALEKNLRTQQEIEDKMKSFSFKEDTLLWIAEVMGEDIIQEKIKEEVHSEVKNIGSAALTALVTASSKEFEDKWFRKIKDHFCPFENQFHTEIQILA